One genomic region from Erythrobacter mangrovi encodes:
- a CDS encoding peptide MFS transporter: MTLAEATPDLENVSESDRSFLGHPKGLGYLAFTEAWERFSFYGMQALLVLYMTKSLLLPGNVEQVAGIEQLRSIFGGIDGQPFASAIFGTYAASVYLTPILGGWLADRVLGKRRTVLVGAITMAIGHFLMAFNVTFLLALLCLILGSGMFKGNIASQVGSLYKPEDLRRADAFQIFYLGINAGVIASPLIVGTLGETLGWHYGFGAAGVGMLVALGIYLAGQKYLPAEHFDVPAKAASPSEPMSRNDWVATAALILLIPVLAVGIVPNNQIFNAYLVWGDRDFALYWGDDKLPTTWLITLDAVVSVSFLAIVAAFYRWWKTKWPEPDELTKIIIGSLFSIGGMACLYLAASTTPAGEKIGLFWPVMFHVVNSIGFAHMLPVSLALFARLAPKQINATVIGLYYLSFFGANSMVGWVGGWFETMPVTQFWLIHMGFAAASGFVFVVFKLLLAPRLMHDAAPEDAALA; the protein is encoded by the coding sequence ATGACACTTGCCGAAGCGACGCCTGACCTGGAGAACGTGAGCGAGTCCGACAGGTCTTTCCTCGGGCATCCCAAGGGGCTCGGCTATCTCGCATTTACCGAGGCGTGGGAGCGGTTTTCCTTCTACGGCATGCAGGCACTGCTGGTCCTCTACATGACCAAGTCGCTGCTCCTACCCGGCAATGTCGAACAGGTCGCTGGAATCGAACAACTGCGCTCGATCTTCGGCGGAATAGACGGGCAACCCTTCGCCAGCGCGATCTTCGGAACCTATGCCGCCAGCGTTTATCTCACCCCTATCCTCGGCGGCTGGTTGGCGGACCGTGTCCTCGGGAAACGACGGACGGTGCTGGTCGGGGCGATCACGATGGCCATCGGACACTTCCTGATGGCATTCAATGTGACCTTCCTGCTCGCCTTGCTGTGCCTCATCCTCGGATCGGGCATGTTCAAGGGCAATATCGCGAGCCAGGTCGGCAGCCTCTACAAACCCGAGGACCTGCGCCGCGCCGACGCTTTCCAGATTTTCTATCTGGGTATCAACGCGGGGGTGATCGCCAGCCCGCTGATCGTGGGAACATTGGGCGAAACGTTGGGCTGGCACTACGGCTTCGGTGCCGCGGGCGTCGGCATGCTCGTGGCGCTGGGCATCTATCTGGCAGGCCAAAAGTACCTGCCGGCGGAACACTTCGACGTTCCAGCCAAGGCGGCCAGCCCGTCCGAACCGATGTCGCGCAACGACTGGGTGGCGACTGCGGCACTCATCCTGTTGATCCCGGTTCTTGCGGTCGGGATCGTACCCAACAACCAAATATTCAACGCCTACCTCGTGTGGGGCGACCGCGACTTTGCGCTCTACTGGGGTGATGACAAGCTCCCGACCACATGGCTGATCACGCTCGACGCGGTGGTGTCGGTGAGCTTCCTCGCCATCGTTGCTGCCTTCTATCGCTGGTGGAAGACCAAATGGCCGGAGCCCGATGAGCTGACCAAGATCATCATCGGTTCGCTGTTTTCGATCGGCGGCATGGCCTGCCTCTACCTCGCCGCCTCAACCACCCCCGCGGGCGAGAAGATCGGGCTATTCTGGCCGGTCATGTTCCATGTGGTGAACTCTATCGGCTTCGCGCACATGCTCCCCGTCAGCCTTGCACTCTTCGCCCGCCTCGCGCCCAAGCAAATCAACGCCACTGTGATCGGCCTCTATTACCTCTCCTTCTTTGGCGCGAACTCGATGGTCGGCTGGGTCGGCGGCTGGTTCGAGACCATGCCGGTCACGCAGTTCTGGCTGATCCACATGGGATTTGCCGCCGCTTCCGGCTTCGTCTTCGTGGTGTTCAAGCTTCTCCTCGCCCCGCGCCTGATGCATGATGCCGCACCGGAGGACGCCGCACTCGCATGA
- a CDS encoding acetyl-CoA carboxylase carboxyltransferase subunit alpha, giving the protein MISYLEFEKPVAELEQRIAELRNAAEGDDVDISKELARLEKKSADLLASTYQALTPWQKTQVARHPARPHFRDYVEHAFEEFVPLGGDRCYGDDEAILGGFAKLNGRKVVLIGHEKGNDTASRIRHNFGMGKPEGYRKAIRLMELAGRFGLPVVTLVDTSGAFPGVEAEERGQAEAIARSTEACLALCVPMVAAIVGEGGSGGAVALASAERVLMLEHAIYSVISPEGCASILWRTAEKAPDAAEAMKVTAQNLAELGVIDRIVAEPVGGAHRDPRGAAKALGSAIGEELDKLSRFSGDELRRMREERFLQIAG; this is encoded by the coding sequence ATGATTTCCTATCTCGAATTCGAGAAGCCCGTCGCCGAGCTTGAGCAGCGCATTGCCGAATTGCGCAACGCAGCCGAAGGCGACGACGTCGATATCTCTAAGGAACTCGCGCGGCTCGAGAAGAAGAGCGCGGATTTGCTGGCGAGCACCTACCAGGCATTGACGCCATGGCAGAAGACGCAGGTGGCCCGGCATCCGGCGCGTCCGCACTTCCGCGATTATGTCGAGCATGCCTTCGAGGAATTCGTGCCGCTGGGCGGCGATCGTTGTTACGGCGATGACGAGGCGATCCTGGGCGGTTTCGCCAAGCTCAATGGGCGCAAGGTCGTCCTGATCGGGCACGAGAAGGGCAACGACACTGCCAGCCGCATCCGCCACAATTTCGGCATGGGCAAGCCGGAGGGCTACCGCAAGGCGATCCGCCTGATGGAACTGGCCGGTCGTTTCGGTCTGCCGGTGGTCACACTGGTCGACACCTCGGGCGCATTTCCCGGCGTCGAGGCCGAAGAGCGCGGGCAGGCCGAGGCCATCGCCCGCTCGACCGAGGCGTGCCTGGCGCTGTGCGTGCCCATGGTCGCGGCGATCGTGGGTGAGGGCGGTTCAGGCGGCGCTGTCGCACTGGCAAGCGCGGAACGTGTGCTCATGCTCGAACACGCGATCTATTCAGTGATCTCGCCCGAAGGCTGCGCTTCGATCCTGTGGCGCACTGCCGAGAAGGCGCCCGACGCCGCGGAGGCGATGAAGGTCACCGCGCAGAACCTCGCCGAACTCGGCGTGATCGACCGGATCGTGGCCGAGCCGGTGGGGGGTGCGCACCGCGACCCGCGGGGAGCGGCAAAGGCCCTGGGCAGCGCGATTGGCGAGGAACTGGACAAGCTGTCTCGCTTCAGTGGCGATGAGCTGCGGCGCATGCGCGAAGAGCGCTTTCTCCAGATCGCCGGCTGA
- the aroB gene encoding 3-dehydroquinate synthase — protein MAMIPVELAGRSYQVLVGHGLLDDTATHARKFLRKARVPVVADANAWAAHGERLAKSLATEGFEIAPYLVEPGEGSKSWDSLARLVDWLLEEGVERGDHVLALGGGVVGDLTGFACAILKRGCGFVQLPTTLLAQVDSSVGGKTAINTAAGKNLVGAFHQPSLVLADLDTLATLPARELRAGYAEVLKYGVLGDVDFFEWLEGQGAAVVGLESKPLERAVADSVAAKARIVAEDERETTGTRALLNLGHTFGHALEAETGFSDRLLHGEGVALGMVLAARYSARRDLTADGAAERVARAVVAAGLPAEVSALGLTCDGKALVAHMLHDKKMDAGTLPFILLRNIGEAFVAKDVALDDVAEFLDGQLSIA, from the coding sequence ATGGCTATGATCCCGGTTGAACTGGCCGGCCGCAGCTATCAGGTGCTGGTCGGGCATGGCTTGCTGGACGATACCGCCACCCATGCGCGGAAGTTCCTGCGCAAGGCGCGCGTGCCCGTGGTGGCCGATGCCAATGCCTGGGCCGCGCACGGTGAACGCCTGGCCAAATCGCTTGCCACCGAAGGCTTCGAAATTGCGCCCTACCTGGTCGAGCCCGGCGAAGGCTCGAAGAGTTGGGATAGCCTTGCACGACTGGTCGACTGGCTGCTGGAAGAAGGCGTCGAGCGCGGCGACCATGTGCTGGCTTTGGGCGGGGGCGTGGTTGGCGACCTCACCGGATTCGCCTGCGCGATCCTCAAGCGCGGCTGCGGTTTCGTGCAACTGCCCACCACCCTGCTGGCGCAGGTCGACAGCTCGGTCGGCGGCAAGACCGCGATCAATACCGCGGCAGGAAAGAACCTTGTGGGGGCCTTTCACCAGCCTTCGCTGGTACTCGCCGATCTCGACACGCTCGCTACCCTGCCCGCGCGCGAGCTGCGTGCCGGCTATGCCGAGGTGTTGAAATACGGCGTGCTGGGTGACGTGGACTTCTTCGAATGGCTCGAGGGCCAGGGCGCAGCGGTGGTCGGGCTTGAGAGCAAGCCTCTCGAACGCGCAGTCGCCGATAGCGTCGCCGCCAAGGCCCGCATCGTGGCTGAGGACGAACGCGAAACCACGGGTACGCGCGCGCTGCTCAACCTTGGCCATACCTTTGGCCACGCGCTGGAAGCGGAGACCGGCTTCTCCGACCGATTGCTCCACGGCGAAGGCGTTGCGCTCGGCATGGTCCTGGCGGCACGCTATTCCGCGCGCCGCGACCTGACCGCCGATGGTGCTGCGGAACGCGTCGCTCGCGCAGTCGTCGCGGCAGGCCTGCCGGCAGAAGTTTCGGCCCTTGGCCTGACTTGCGATGGCAAGGCCCTGGTCGCGCATATGCTGCACGACAAGAAGATGGATGCGGGCACCCTGCCCTTCATCCTGCTGCGCAACATCGGCGAGGCATTTGTCGCCAAGGATGTTGCGCTGGATGACGTCGCCGAATTTCTCGACGGACAGCTTTCCATCGCCTGA
- a CDS encoding cyclase family protein, which translates to MTRFVDLSIPITNRVISDPEVMRPKITYMTHENTWQQIAMFFPGLEKGDLPDGEGWAVEMLELSTHNGTHMDAPWHFHSTTDSGASPAPSIDEAPLDRFFRPGVKLDFSHLPHGHVVTGTEVEEAFDRIGYALQPLDIVLVQSGAVYGTENFTDQGVGLGAEATLWLTERGVEVVGTDAWSWDAPFSHTARRWAENRDPAIIWEGHKAGRIRPYYQIEKLTNLAALPDHGFTFSCFPVKIERASAGWIRAVALIDD; encoded by the coding sequence ATGACCCGCTTCGTCGATCTCTCGATCCCCATCACCAACCGCGTGATCTCCGATCCCGAGGTGATGCGCCCGAAGATCACCTACATGACCCACGAGAACACCTGGCAGCAGATCGCCATGTTCTTTCCGGGGCTGGAAAAAGGCGACCTGCCCGACGGCGAAGGCTGGGCCGTGGAGATGCTCGAACTGTCGACGCACAACGGTACGCACATGGACGCGCCGTGGCATTTCCATTCGACCACCGACAGCGGGGCAAGCCCTGCGCCGAGCATCGACGAGGCACCGCTCGATCGCTTCTTCCGCCCGGGTGTGAAGCTCGATTTCTCGCACCTGCCCCATGGCCATGTGGTGACCGGCACGGAAGTCGAGGAAGCCTTTGACAGGATCGGGTACGCGCTGCAGCCGCTCGATATCGTGTTGGTGCAGTCGGGTGCGGTGTATGGCACCGAGAATTTCACCGACCAGGGCGTGGGCCTTGGCGCCGAAGCGACCCTATGGCTGACCGAGCGCGGGGTCGAAGTGGTCGGTACTGACGCGTGGAGCTGGGACGCGCCCTTCAGCCACACCGCCCGCCGCTGGGCCGAGAACCGCGATCCGGCGATCATCTGGGAAGGCCATAAGGCTGGACGCATCCGTCCCTATTACCAGATCGAGAAGCTCACCAACCTCGCCGCCCTGCCCGACCACGGCTTCACCTTCAGCTGCTTCCCGGTGAAGATCGAGCGCGCCAGTGCCGGCTGGATTCGGGCTGTCGCCCTGATCGACGATTAG
- a CDS encoding shikimate kinase yields the protein MTHALALTDAEIAGIARRLDRPVVLVGLMGVGKSTIGKRIAALLGTDFVDADEEIERAADRSIPEIFAEFGEAYFRDGERRVIARLMEEHHGVIATGGGAFVDPETRALILERGLAIWLDCAIDTLVARTARRDTRPLLKDGDPHEILSRLREQRGAAYAEAQIHVLTDDGPHNETAYRILEAIEAWL from the coding sequence ATGACCCACGCGCTCGCCTTGACCGATGCGGAGATCGCCGGGATCGCGCGCCGGCTCGACCGGCCAGTGGTGCTGGTCGGGCTGATGGGCGTGGGAAAATCGACCATCGGCAAGCGTATCGCTGCCCTACTGGGTACCGATTTCGTCGATGCCGACGAGGAAATCGAGCGGGCGGCAGATCGATCCATCCCCGAAATCTTCGCCGAGTTCGGCGAAGCCTACTTCCGCGATGGCGAACGCCGCGTCATCGCGCGGCTGATGGAAGAGCATCACGGGGTTATCGCCACGGGTGGCGGTGCCTTCGTCGATCCCGAGACCCGCGCGCTGATCCTCGAGCGTGGGCTTGCCATCTGGCTCGATTGCGCAATCGACACGCTGGTCGCGCGCACCGCACGCCGCGACACAAGGCCTTTGCTGAAGGACGGCGATCCGCATGAGATCCTGTCCCGATTGCGCGAGCAGCGCGGAGCCGCCTATGCCGAGGCGCAGATCCATGTGCTCACCGACGACGGGCCGCACAACGAAACTGCATATCGCATCCTGGAGGCGATCGAAGCATGGCTATGA
- a CDS encoding acetyl-CoA carboxylase biotin carboxylase subunit, translated as MFKKILIANRGEIACRVIKTARRMGIATVAVYSDVDARAPFVRMADEAVHIGPAPAAESYLIADKIIAACKQTGAEAVHPGYGFLSERTSFAEALAKENIAFIGPPVNAIAAMGDKIESKKLAREAGVNVVPGFVGEIEDTEHAVRISNEIGYPVMMKASAGGGGKGMRLAYTETDVREGFESVKREGLNSFGDDRVFIEKFILNPRHIEIQILGDQHGNILYLNERECSIQRRHQKVVEEAPSPFVTPKMRKAMGEQCVALARAVGYYSAGTVELIVSGADPSGESFYFLEMNTRLQVEHPVTEAITGIDLVEQMIRVAAGEKLSITQDEVKIDGWAIENRVYAEDPYRGFLPSTGRLVRYQPPVEPWADDGTENGRRGVAGIRVDDGVFEGGEVSMFYDPMIAKLVTWGATRDEAADLQVQALDAFRIEGLGHNVDFLSAIMQHPRFRSGELTTGFIAEEYPEGFHGAAASGELLRGLAAIGGVIATADADRARRIDQQLDGTMLPPGDWVVRIGDTDYAVSLEEEAITVDGEPVALSMEYTPGDAMVDVELGGDEEVAGEALTLQLARTRAGYAITTRGATHQLRVLPARIAHLAEHMIEKIPPDLSKLLICPMPGLLVKLHVGEGEEVQPGQPLATVEAMKMENILRAEKQATVAKINAAEGDSLAVDAVILELE; from the coding sequence ATGTTCAAGAAAATCCTCATCGCCAACCGTGGCGAGATTGCTTGCCGGGTCATCAAGACCGCGCGTCGGATGGGTATCGCGACTGTTGCGGTTTACTCCGACGTCGATGCGCGCGCGCCGTTTGTGCGGATGGCGGATGAGGCGGTGCATATCGGCCCGGCGCCTGCAGCCGAAAGCTACCTGATCGCGGACAAGATCATCGCCGCCTGCAAGCAGACCGGGGCCGAGGCCGTGCATCCGGGCTATGGCTTCCTTTCCGAACGCACCAGCTTTGCCGAGGCGCTGGCGAAGGAGAACATCGCCTTCATCGGCCCGCCGGTGAACGCCATCGCCGCGATGGGCGACAAGATCGAGTCCAAGAAGCTGGCCAGGGAAGCCGGGGTCAATGTCGTCCCCGGTTTCGTCGGCGAGATCGAGGATACCGAGCACGCGGTGCGCATCTCGAACGAGATCGGCTATCCGGTGATGATGAAGGCCAGCGCCGGCGGCGGCGGCAAGGGCATGCGTCTCGCCTACACTGAAACCGATGTGCGCGAAGGCTTCGAGAGCGTGAAGCGCGAAGGGCTGAACAGCTTCGGCGACGACCGCGTCTTCATCGAGAAGTTCATCCTCAATCCGCGCCACATCGAGATCCAGATCCTCGGCGATCAGCACGGCAACATTCTCTACCTCAACGAGCGCGAATGCAGCATCCAGCGCCGCCACCAGAAGGTGGTGGAGGAAGCGCCGTCGCCCTTCGTCACGCCCAAGATGCGCAAGGCGATGGGCGAGCAGTGCGTCGCGCTGGCGCGCGCGGTGGGTTATTACAGTGCAGGCACGGTCGAATTGATCGTCAGCGGCGCGGACCCGAGCGGGGAGAGCTTTTACTTCCTCGAAATGAACACCCGCCTGCAGGTCGAACACCCGGTGACCGAAGCGATCACCGGTATCGATCTGGTCGAACAGATGATCCGCGTCGCGGCGGGCGAGAAGCTCTCGATCACGCAGGACGAGGTCAAGATCGACGGCTGGGCGATCGAGAACCGCGTCTACGCCGAAGACCCCTATCGCGGCTTCCTGCCCTCCACCGGCCGGCTGGTGCGTTACCAGCCCCCGGTCGAGCCCTGGGCCGATGACGGGACGGAGAACGGCCGCCGCGGCGTTGCTGGCATCCGCGTCGACGATGGCGTGTTCGAGGGCGGCGAAGTGTCGATGTTCTACGACCCGATGATCGCCAAGCTGGTCACCTGGGGCGCAACCCGCGATGAAGCGGCGGACCTGCAGGTGCAGGCGCTCGACGCTTTCCGCATCGAAGGGCTGGGCCACAATGTCGACTTCCTCAGCGCGATCATGCAGCACCCGCGCTTCCGCTCGGGCGAACTGACTACCGGCTTTATCGCGGAGGAGTATCCCGAAGGCTTCCATGGCGCTGCAGCTTCCGGCGAACTGTTGCGCGGCCTTGCCGCAATCGGCGGCGTGATCGCCACCGCCGACGCAGATCGTGCGCGGCGGATCGACCAGCAGCTCGATGGCACCATGCTGCCGCCCGGCGACTGGGTCGTGCGCATTGGCGACACGGACTATGCCGTCAGCCTGGAGGAAGAGGCCATCACCGTCGATGGCGAACCCGTGGCGCTGTCGATGGAATACACCCCTGGCGACGCTATGGTCGATGTCGAGCTGGGTGGGGACGAGGAGGTCGCGGGCGAGGCACTGACGCTGCAACTGGCGCGCACCCGCGCCGGCTATGCCATCACCACCCGTGGCGCGACCCACCAGTTGCGCGTCCTTCCGGCCCGCATCGCGCACCTCGCCGAACACATGATCGAGAAGATCCCGCCGGACCTTTCGAAGCTGCTCATCTGCCCGATGCCGGGCCTGCTGGTGAAGCTGCACGTGGGCGAAGGTGAAGAGGTCCAGCCGGGCCAACCGCTCGCCACGGTCGAAGCGATGAAGATGGAGAATATCCTGCGCGCCGAGAAGCAGGCGACGGTGGCGAAGATCAACGCCGCCGAGGGCGATAGCCTGGCGGTCGACGCGGTGATCCTGGAGCTCGAATAA
- a CDS encoding tRNA-binding protein: MHLLHDPSAPAADAIGFEDFLKVDIRIGTILFAEEFPEARKPSYRLQIDFGPTIGVKKSCAQIVANYPIDELPGRQVAAVVNFPPRQIGPAMSEVLTLGFADQAGEVVLFAPDVKVPEGSRLF; the protein is encoded by the coding sequence ATGCACCTCCTCCACGACCCTTCGGCACCCGCCGCGGACGCAATCGGGTTCGAGGATTTCCTCAAGGTCGATATCCGCATCGGCACGATCCTGTTCGCGGAGGAGTTTCCCGAGGCGCGCAAGCCGTCCTATCGCCTGCAGATCGACTTCGGGCCGACTATCGGGGTCAAGAAGAGCTGCGCGCAGATCGTGGCGAATTATCCAATCGACGAGCTGCCCGGCCGCCAGGTGGCCGCTGTGGTCAACTTCCCACCGCGCCAGATCGGCCCGGCCATGTCCGAAGTGCTGACGCTGGGGTTCGCCGACCAGGCCGGCGAAGTCGTGCTGTTCGCGCCGGACGTGAAGGTGCCCGAAGGATCGCGCCTGTTCTAA
- a CDS encoding NUDIX domain-containing protein, which yields MALALCGGDGRWLMHRRPQNKHHGGLWEFPGGKVEIGENPSLALVREIKEELGLQLTLEELEPVGFAQEPPNATTAQLVILLYKASWSGAPIEALEGGAIGWFSPAELVAIDMPPLDIALARGLFEKALD from the coding sequence GTGGCGCTAGCGCTTTGCGGTGGCGATGGCCGATGGTTGATGCACCGAAGGCCGCAGAACAAGCATCATGGGGGACTGTGGGAGTTCCCCGGCGGAAAAGTGGAAATCGGGGAAAATCCGTCGCTTGCCTTGGTTAGGGAGATCAAGGAGGAGCTTGGCCTGCAGCTGACTCTAGAGGAGCTCGAACCGGTTGGTTTTGCACAAGAGCCGCCAAACGCGACCACCGCGCAGCTTGTCATATTGCTTTACAAGGCGAGTTGGTCCGGTGCGCCCATCGAAGCCCTTGAAGGAGGGGCGATCGGCTGGTTTTCGCCAGCCGAGCTTGTAGCTATCGACATGCCTCCGCTCGATATTGCACTGGCACGCGGGCTGTTCGAAAAAGCTTTGGATTAG
- a CDS encoding Flp family type IVb pilin produces the protein MKFIKKLRRNEEGATAIEYGLIAALIAVAAITAMQSLGGTLSTTFTNVGTAMGGAA, from the coding sequence ATGAAGTTCATCAAGAAGCTGCGCCGCAACGAAGAAGGCGCCACCGCAATCGAATACGGCCTGATCGCCGCCCTGATCGCCGTTGCCGCGATCACCGCCATGCAGAGCCTCGGCGGTACGCTTTCGACCACCTTCACTAACGTTGGCACCGCAATGGGCGGCGCTGCCTAA
- a CDS encoding M48 family metalloprotease, whose protein sequence is MLRTRLTLASTTAVLSLALAGCATGPIPDASTPITQSEAQAGAEAHPELLAEFGGAMTGSQALYVEQVGKNIAVQSGLGNARDSFTVSLLNSSVNNAFAIPGGYIYTTRQLVALMNNEAELAGVLGHEVGHVAARHSQRRQAAAQRNTLLGAAGAILSGILLGDSGLGQQIGQTLMQGSQLLTLKFSRSQELEADGLGIRYLNQAGYDPHAMATVLQSLASQNALDARLQGRDNATIPEWASTHPDPASRVAGANATAQGLSGVTNRDTFLTRIDGLLYGDDPKQGVIEGREFIHPELRLAFTAPQGFYMVNGTRAVTVNGQSGKAQLTLGQYNGNLNTYVQGVFSGLSQQQQVTPSSIQRTTVNGLPAAYGTARVASGGSQVDVTVFAYEFASDRAYHFLAITPAGQASTFNEMFSSMRRISAQQAGNIIPRVIDVITVRVGDTVASLASRMAYSDNQVERFRVLNGLGANDGVVAGQKVKIVVRGS, encoded by the coding sequence ATGTTGCGCACCAGATTGACGCTTGCATCGACAACCGCCGTTCTTTCGCTGGCCCTCGCGGGTTGTGCGACCGGACCGATTCCTGACGCGAGCACACCGATCACCCAGTCGGAGGCGCAGGCAGGCGCCGAAGCTCATCCCGAACTGCTTGCCGAATTCGGCGGTGCCATGACCGGCTCGCAAGCCCTCTATGTGGAACAGGTCGGCAAGAATATCGCCGTCCAGTCCGGTCTGGGCAATGCGCGAGATTCGTTCACCGTGTCACTGCTCAACAGTTCAGTGAACAATGCCTTCGCGATTCCCGGGGGCTACATCTACACGACGCGCCAGTTGGTCGCCCTTATGAACAATGAGGCCGAACTTGCGGGCGTCCTTGGCCACGAGGTCGGACACGTCGCCGCGCGCCACTCGCAGCGGCGACAGGCGGCTGCACAGCGCAACACTCTTTTGGGCGCAGCCGGCGCAATTCTCTCCGGGATCTTGCTTGGCGATTCGGGCCTCGGTCAGCAGATCGGCCAGACACTGATGCAGGGTTCCCAGCTGTTGACGCTGAAGTTCTCGCGTTCGCAGGAACTCGAAGCCGACGGTCTCGGTATCCGTTACCTGAACCAGGCGGGATACGATCCGCACGCGATGGCTACGGTGCTGCAGAGTCTCGCGTCGCAAAACGCGCTCGATGCCCGCCTTCAGGGGCGTGACAACGCGACGATTCCCGAATGGGCTTCGACCCACCCCGATCCCGCGAGCCGCGTAGCGGGCGCGAATGCCACGGCGCAGGGGTTGTCGGGTGTCACGAATCGCGACACTTTCCTGACGCGGATCGATGGATTGCTCTACGGCGACGATCCCAAGCAGGGGGTTATCGAAGGACGCGAGTTCATTCACCCCGAGCTGCGCCTGGCCTTTACCGCGCCGCAGGGCTTCTACATGGTCAACGGCACGCGAGCCGTGACGGTCAACGGGCAGAGCGGCAAGGCGCAGCTCACGCTCGGCCAGTATAATGGCAATCTCAATACCTATGTGCAGGGCGTTTTTTCAGGACTGAGCCAGCAGCAGCAGGTGACGCCGTCCTCGATCCAGCGGACCACGGTCAATGGCCTTCCGGCGGCCTATGGCACGGCGCGGGTGGCGTCTGGCGGCAGCCAGGTCGACGTGACGGTCTTCGCCTATGAATTTGCCAGTGATCGCGCCTATCACTTCCTCGCCATCACACCGGCGGGGCAAGCTTCTACCTTCAATGAGATGTTCTCGTCGATGCGCCGGATCAGTGCGCAGCAGGCCGGTAACATAATTCCGCGGGTCATCGATGTGATCACGGTCCGCGTCGGCGATACGGTCGCCAGCCTGGCATCGCGTATGGCCTATTCCGACAACCAGGTGGAACGCTTCCGCGTGCTGAACGGATTGGGCGCCAATGACGGCGTGGTAGCGGGACAGAAGGTTAAGATAGTCGTCCGCGGAAGCTGA
- a CDS encoding tyrosine recombinase — MSAVPDFLAMLAAERGAARNTILAYGRDLDQAEEMLGRSLDDANSAQLARLAQGWSALAPSSVARKVSALRQFYGFLIDEGLREDDPTHALPRPTMRRPLPKILSHEQVNALFRQAEHEAEGNLPLAVRLLTLLELLYGSGLRATELVSLPLSAVPRDAPFLTVMGKGGQARMVPVSQRATAALSRWLTVRETGSPWLFPSRTGHISRVRLFQLLKELAVRADLPPEKLSPHVLRHAFATHLLEGGADLRALQTLLGHADISTTQIYTHVDAERLVKLVNERHPLARRAASD, encoded by the coding sequence GTGAGCGCTGTCCCAGATTTCCTCGCCATGCTCGCCGCCGAGCGCGGCGCGGCGCGTAACACCATCCTCGCCTATGGCCGCGACCTGGATCAAGCCGAAGAGATGCTGGGCCGCTCGCTGGACGATGCGAATTCGGCACAGTTGGCGCGCCTGGCGCAGGGCTGGTCGGCGCTGGCGCCTTCGAGCGTGGCGCGCAAGGTATCTGCCTTGCGTCAATTCTACGGCTTCCTGATCGACGAGGGCCTGAGGGAGGATGACCCGACGCATGCGTTGCCGCGCCCCACGATGCGCCGCCCGCTGCCCAAGATTCTTTCGCATGAACAGGTCAATGCCCTGTTTCGCCAGGCCGAACATGAGGCGGAAGGAAATTTACCACTGGCCGTCCGGCTGCTGACACTTCTGGAACTGCTTTACGGCTCAGGCCTGCGTGCGACCGAACTCGTTTCGCTGCCACTATCGGCCGTGCCGCGCGACGCGCCTTTCCTGACCGTCATGGGCAAGGGTGGGCAGGCGCGCATGGTCCCGGTGAGTCAGCGTGCCACGGCAGCCCTGTCACGTTGGCTCACTGTTCGCGAGACCGGGTCGCCATGGCTGTTCCCTTCGCGCACCGGCCATATCTCACGCGTCCGCCTGTTCCAGCTCCTCAAGGAGCTTGCCGTTCGCGCGGACCTGCCGCCGGAGAAACTCAGCCCCCATGTCTTGCGGCATGCCTTCGCCACCCACTTGTTGGAGGGTGGTGCGGACTTGCGGGCCCTCCAGACCTTGCTGGGCCATGCGGATATCTCGACGACGCAAATCTACACGCACGTCGATGCCGAACGGCTGGTGAAGCTGGTCAATGAGCGGCATCCGCTTGCACGCCGCGCCGCATCAGACTAG
- a CDS encoding Flp family type IVb pilin has protein sequence MVKFLKKLGRDTSGATAVEYGLILALIFLAMIGSVQAFSTEAIRMWTNTSNTIAAATGA, from the coding sequence ATGGTCAAATTCCTCAAGAAGTTGGGACGCGACACCAGCGGGGCGACAGCCGTCGAATATGGGCTGATACTTGCTCTCATTTTCCTTGCGATGATCGGGAGCGTCCAGGCCTTTAGTACCGAAGCAATCAGGATGTGGACCAATACAAGTAACACCATCGCGGCTGCAACCGGGGCCTGA